The region aaagtgaGAAGAGACCTAACACAAGTTGACAAAgttggaggagagagaaaaagaaaccGTCCAAGTGAGTCTATCCTACGTTGACATCTCTTTTCCAGATAGTAATAATATCTTTATATAAAACGCTACTTTATATATAAAACGCTACTCTATATCACCTCGTTCACATCGTCTACAAGCAAAGCTTCAAACTTTTTCCGTAGAGTTACTCCTCCAAAGGAGATTTTCACTATCTTCATGGCTGCATGTAACTTTCCGCTTCTCTTTTCTCTATATTGACACTTCAACTATGTATATATCCATATATTACATACCAATTTAATCAAACAAAACTTCTTATTTGATTTGAGTAGAATGCTGAATTGCGTTTGAATTACTCTCTTTCCCCATCACTTCAATCGAAACTCCGGACACCTCTATTTTCTTGGTTTCAGTTTTTCTTTTCGAATTTGTTTTATAATCTCGATAATCTGCTGATCGGCTGGTTctgagttttttgtttttggtttccAACAGTCAAGCTAGAGGGTTCTACTCTGAAGATTACAAGCCTGAATTTGGGTTCCACGAGACCCAAATTGACTACATTTGGTGCTGTAAAAAGTCAGTCTTTGGTTCAGTATAATGGTCTGCTAATATCCTCCAAGCCAAAGAAACCATTGGTGGGGTGTCGAGCTTCCATTTCTGAAACTCAATGTGGGtttgtatttttagttttgTCCTTTTCATTCACTTGCATGTAGTTTTGGTTTTCTTTCTCAAGTTTTGGTTTCTTAAGGTTTTAATGTGCTctatataattttctttctttctagtCTATCTGATGTAGACTTGAGGAAAAACTATTATATTCTTCAAAGTTTAATGTAAACTATTGTAAAAGGCTCCATATAGATCACTCAAACTCCTTAGCTTGTGGACATCCTCTCATCTAATGGTTGTGATTTACCCCTTCAATATCCTATCAGGCCGGGGTGTGGGGGCTTGGGTCAAGGGAATTTCGCCTTCTGTGGGCgaggaaataaaaagaaaccctaataaggaaaaaaaattaatgaactCATACCAGGAAAAAACTTGGCAACACTCAGGTTTAATTGTTCTTGTTTGTACTTAATGCTGATGGCTCTAGTGTTTAAACATAAATGTGAAACCTTTTCAAATTCTGAGCATATATGGTAATAATTGATGGGTTTTGGTATGTAATTCATACATGTTAAATTAGTGCTTTTTTGGCCTATCTAATTAAGCTGGATGAAACTAGGATggacttctattattatatttgttctGTTGTTGaagcaatcatatatatattatatattccattACTTCACTGTTCATCTTGCAAGAATGGAGTTGGCAGGTGAATATACATAAGAGTCCTTTAGAAATTTATACTTTCAATGATTATAATACTCCCCAATAGTTTTATATATGCTCTTGGAATGGAAATTattcttttgtgtgtgtgtgtgtaaagtAACACTTTGCTGTTTCTGGTAAACACTTTCCATTTAATGATCGAGTTACGCTCCTTCTTATATAACTGCTGCGTCTCCTTCTTACttgtgtttgtattttttttgctCTGTAAAAACTCAGCTAAGAAAAGTTCAGATGGAAATCATAAGGAGGTTTTCTCTTCACCTGCAGTTAGCCAACTCATTCCATACTCGAGAGAGGTGAGCATCTCGATCGGCTTTGCATTGTAATTACTTGTCTGATGGAGTGAAAATTTCTTTCTGCCCTTTAAAAGTGGCATGATCAGGAGGATTAGAGGGGACAAAAAAGGAATAGATTAGAACACAAAGGAAAAAGTTTTTTGTCAAATgcttgagatgtatgtgtcttAGCCACGCTTGTATACATGATGGCATTTTGTTTAACTCCGAATCTCCGATGCTGTCTTGCTTTTATAGATACAGAATCTACTCACAGAATTCTCTGATTCAGAATCAATTGCAGAGTTTCAGATAAAAGTAAGCAATGTTTCCTTCTTTTCCAAGTATTTCCTATTATGGCATCCTTGATGAGTAGTTCTCTGCTACATTTGTATCTTCATCATCtacttttaatctttcttttctttatcaCAATATTTTCAACTCAccttctttgttttcttctagATCGGTGAATTTGAGTTACATGTAATGAGGAACTTAAACGGGAAAAGCACGCCACCTCCTCCAATAACTGCACCTCTCACTCTCGCTGTCTCTACAGCTGCTGAAGCACCTAACTCATACACTTCAATCTCAACAAAATCCTTAGCCCTCGGTAAACCGTTAGTGACCCCTTGTGAAAAAGATGCATTGCTTGCTAGAGCTGCCGAGGAAGGTTTTGTTGTAATTCAGTCCCTTAGGGTAAGaactaagaatatatatatttgtgattaATATGCATGATATAATTAAATACAAGCTGTACGTGTGTGTCTTGAGTAGTCCAGCACTAAGTTTTTGCGTTGCAGGTTGGGTTTTTTAGGAGATCTCGTACTGTTAAAGGAAAGAGCGGTCCACCATCTTGTAAAGAGGTAGGATCAGAACCGCGTTGTATGATTTCTCATCCAGTTCTCGTCGTCCAACTACTAACTGAATGTTTATTTGGTACTCTTAACAGAATCAAGTAGTTGATGAGGGCCAAATTCTCTGCTACGTTGATCAGCTTGGTGGGGAGATGCCTATTGAGGTTTAATTTGGACCTTGATTTTGACCTAATAATTTCTTAATGAGTCGAACTACTGATTCAATGGTCTACAACTGATCATTTTTCCCTATCGGTTGAAACTTTTGCAGGCTGATGTATCGGGAGAAGTTGTCAGCATATTGCTGGAAGATGgaggtatgtatgtatgtatgtatgtttctTCGAGTGTGATACGATCGTTTATATATGTAGCGTATGACTTGATATTCTGGTGTATGTGTTGTGCAGCTCCGGTTGGATATGGCGATCCCTTGATTGTCATTTCGCCTTCTTTCCCTGGCGTAAAAGAGCTTCCATAGATTATCTGTTGTAGCCTAAACCTTAGTATGTAccttattatatatgctcaTTTTCAATATTGAAGAAAGTAGATAGATTGTATAGGGAATTGGTCAGAATGTAGATCCATCCTGCAACTAATTTAGTCTCTCTGTTGTGTTGTTTTTCTTTACAAGTTACAACTCAGTGAAATTTGATAAGGAGTGGCTCAATATAATGATACATGGACTACCTTGTTTGCAAATTAAACTTTTGTAGCAAAGTTGCTTTGCCTTGGGATTTTGTGCTCTCTTCGCGATTCCATGTAACTTTCCACTTTGCTTTTCTCTATATTGACACTTCACTTCAACTATCTTTGTATAGATAttttacatgtcaattttgtcctGACAAGCTAGTGACAACATCGTTatataaagcttttttttttttttgtgccaCCTTATTTACATCGTCTGCGAGCAAAGTTTCAGGCTTTTGTCACAAAATTCTTTTACGGGGTGGTTTTACTCTCATTCATGGTTACatataactttaattttcactttttttttttttttttttttttttttttttatttNNNNNNNNNNNNNNNNNNNNNNNNNNNNNNNNNNNNNNNNNNNNNNNNNNNNNNNNNNNNNNNNNNNNNNNNNNNNNNNNNNNNNNNNNNNNNNNNNNNNNNNNNNNNNNNNNNNNNNNNNNNNNNNNNNNNNNNNNNNNNNNNNNNNNNNNNNNNNNNNNNNNNNNNNNNNNNNNNNNNNNNNNNNNNNNNNNNNNNNNNNNNNNNNNNNNNNNNNNNNNNNNNNNNNNNNNNNNNNNNNNNNNNNNNNNNNNNNNNNNNNNNNNNNNNNNNNNNNNNNNNNNNNNNNNNNNNNNNNNNNNNNNNNNNNNNNNNNNNNNNNNNNNNNNNNNNNNNNNNNNNNNNNNNNNNNNNNNNNNNNNNNNNNNNNNNNNNNNNNNNNNNNNNNNNNNNNNNNNNNNNNNNNNNNNNNNNNNNNNNNNNNNNNNNNNNNNNNNNNNNNNNNNNNNNNNNNNNNNNNNNNNNNNNNNNNNNNNNNNNNNNNNNNNNNNNNNNNNNNNNNNNNNNNNNNNNNNNNNNNNNNNNNNNNNNNNNNNNNNNNNNNNNNNNNNNNNNNNNNNNNNNNNNNNNNNNNNNNNNNNNNNNNNNNNNNNNNNNNNNNNNNNNNNNNNNNNNNNNNNNNNNNNNNNNNNNNNNNNNNNNNNNNNNNNNNNNNNNNNNNNNNNNNNNNNNNNNNNNNNNNNNNNNNNNNNNNNNNNNNNNNNNNNNNNNNNNNNNNNNNNNNNNNNNNNNNNNNNNNNNNNNNNNNNNNNNNNNNNNNNNNNNNNNNNNNNNNNNNNNNNNNNNNNNNNNNNNNNNNNNNNNNNNNNNNNNNNNNNNNNNNNNNNNNNNNNNNNNNNNNNNNNNNNNNNNNNNNNNNNNNNNNNNNNNNNNNNNNNNNNNNNNNNNNNNNNNNNNNNNNNNNNNNNNNNNNNNNNNNNNNNNNNNNNNNNNNNNNNNNNNNNNNNNNNNNNNNNNNNNNNNNNNNNNNNNNNNNNNNNNNNNNNNNNNNNNNNNNNNNNNNNNNNNNNNNNNNNNNNNNNNNNNNNNNNNNNNNNNNNNNNNNNNNNNNNNNNNNNNNNNNNNNNNNNNNNNNNNNNNNNNNNNNNNNNNNNNNNNNNNNNNNNNNNNNNNNNNNNNNNNNNNNNNNNNNNNNNNNNNNNNNNNNNNNNNNNNNNNNNNNNNNNNNNNNNNNNNNNNNNNNNNNNNNNNNNNNNNNNNNNNNNNNNNNNNNNNNNNNNNNNNNNNNNNNNNNNNNNNNNNNNNNNNNNNNNNNNNNNNNNNNNNNNNNNNNNNNNNNNNNNNNNNNNNNNNNNNNNNNNNNNNNNNNNNNNNNNNNNNNNNNNNNNNNNNNNNNNNNNNNNNNNNNNNNNNNNNNNNNNNNNNNNNNNNNNNNNNNNNNNNNNNNNNNNNNNNNNNNNNNNNNNNNNNNNNNNNNNNNNNNNNNNNNNNNNNNNNNNNNNNNNNNNNNNNNNNNNNNNNNNNNNNNNNNNNNNNNNNNNNNNNNNNNNNNNNNNNNNNNNNNNNNNNNNNNNNNNNNNNNNNNNNNNNNNNNNNNNNNNNNNNNNNNNNNNNNNNNNNNNNNNNNNNNNNNNNNNNNNNNNNNNNNNNNNNNNNNNNNNNNNNNNNNNNNNNNNNNNNNNNNNNNNNNNNNNNNNNNNNNNNNNNNNNNNNNNNNNNNNNNNNNNNNNNNNNNNNNNNNNNNNNNNNNNNNNNNNNNNNNNNNNNNNNNNNNNNNNNNNNNNNNNNNNNNNNNNNNNNNNNNNNNNNNNNNNNNNNNNNNNNNNNNNNNNNNNNNNNNNNNNNNNNNNNNNNNNNNNNNNNNNNNNNNNNNNNNNNNNNNNNNNNNNNNNNNNNNNNNNNNNNNNNNNNNNNNNNNNNNNNNNNNNNNNNNNNNNNNNNNNNNNNNNNNNNNNNNNNNNNNNNNNNNNNNNNNNNNNNNNNNNNNNNNNNNNNNNNNNNNNNNNNNNNNNNNNNNNNNNNNNNNNNNNNNNNNNNNNNNNNNNNNNNNNNNNNNNNNNNNNNNNNNNNNNNNNNNNNNNNNNNNNNNNNNNNNNNNNNNNNNNNNNNNNNNNNNNNNNNNNNNNNNNNNNNNNNNNNNNNNNNNNNNNNNNNNNNNNNNNNNNNNNNNNNNNNNNNNNNNNNNNNNNNNNNNNNNNNNNNNNNNNNNNNNNNNNNNNNNNNNNNNNNNNNNNNNNNNNNNNNNNNNNNNNNNNNNNNNNNNNNNNNNNNNNNNNNNNNNNNNNNNNNNNNNNNNNNNNNNNNNNNNNNNNNNNNNNNNNNNNNNNNNNNNNNNNNNNNNNNNNNNNNNNNNNNNNNNNNNNNNNNNNNNNNNNNNNNNNNNNNNNNNNNNNNNNNNNNNNNNNNNNNNNNNNNNNNNNNNNNNNNNNNNNNNNNNNNNNNNNNNNNNNNNNNNNNNNNNNNNNNNNNNNNNNNNNNNNNNNNNNNNNNNNNNNNNNNNNNNNNNNNNNNNNNNNNNNNNNNNNNNNNNNNNNNNNNNNNNNNNNNNNNNNNNNNNNNNNNNNNNNNNNNNNNNNNNNNNNNNNNNNNNNNNNNNNNNNNNNNNNNNNNNNNNNNNNNNNNNNNNNNNNNNNNNNNNNNNNNNNNNNNNNNNNNNNNNNNNNNNNNNNNNNNNNNNNNNNNNNNNNNNNNNNNNNNNNNNNNNNNNNNNNNNNNNNNNNNNNNNNNNNNNNNNNNNNNNNNNNNNNNNNNNNNNNNNNNNNNNNNNNNNNNNNNNNNNNNNNNNNNNNNNNNNNNNNNNNNNNNNNNNNNNNNNNNNNNNNNNNNNNNNNNNNNNNNNNNNNNNNNNNNNNNNNNNNNNNNNNNNNNNNNNNNNNNNNNNNNNNNNNNNNNNNNNNNNNNNNNNNNNNNNNNNNNNNNNNNNNNNNNNNNNNNNNNNNNNNNNNNNNNNNNNNNNNNNNNNNNNNNNNNNNNNNNNNNNNNNNNNNNNNNNNNNNNNNNNNNNNNNNNNNNNNNNNNNNNNNNNNNNNNNNNNNNNNNNNNNNNNNNNNNNNNNNNNNNNNNNNNNNNNNNNNNNNNNNNNNNNNNNNNNNNNNNNNNNNNNNNNNNNNNNNNNNNNNNNNNNNNNNNNNNNNNNNNNNNNNNNNNNNNNNNNNNNNNNNNNNNNNNNNNNNNNNNNNNNNNNNNNNNNNNNNNNNNNNNNNNNNNNNNNNNNNNNNNNNNNNNNNNNNNNNNNNNNNNNNNNNNNNNNNNNNNNNNNNNNNNNNNNNNNNNNNNNNNNNNNNNNNNNNNNNNNNNNNNNNNNNNNNNNNNNNNNNNNNNNNNNNNNNNNNNNNNNNNNNNNNNNNNNNNNNNNNNNNNNNNNNNNNNNNNNNNNNNNNNNNNNNNNNNNNNNNNNNNNNNNNNNNNNNNNNNNNNNNNNNNNNNNNNNNNNNNNNNNNNNNNNNNNNNNNNNNNNNNNNNNNNNNNNNNNNNNNNNNNNNNNNNNNNNNNNNNNNNNNNNNNNNNNNNNNNNNNNNNNNNNNNNNNNNNNNNNNNNNNNNNNNNNNNNNNNNNNNNNNNNNNNNNNNNNNNNNNNNNNNNNNNNNNNNNNNNNNNNNNNNNNNNNNNNNNNNNNNNNNNNNNNNNNNNNNNNNNNNNNNNNNNNNNNNNNNNNNNNNNNNNNNNNNNNNNNNNNNNNNNNNNNNNNNNNNNNNNNNNNNNNNNNNNNNNNNNNNNNNNNNNNNNNNNNNNNNNNNNNNNNNNNNNNNNNNNNNNNNNNNNNNNNNNNNNNNNNNNNNNNNNNNNNNNNNNNNNNNNNNNNNNNNNNNNNNNNNNNNNNNNNNNNNNNNNNNNNNNNNNNNNNNNNNNNNNNNNNNNNNNNNNNNNNNNNNNNNNNNNNNNNNNNNNNNNNNNNNNNNNNNNNNNNNNNNNNNNNNNNNNNNNNNNNNNNNNNNNNNNNNNNNNNNNNNNNNNNNNNNNNNNNNNNNNNNNNNNNNNNNNNNNNNNNNNNNNNNNNNNNNNNNNNNNNNNNNNNNNNNNNNNNNNNNNNNNNNNNNNNNNNNNNNNNNNNNNNNNNNNNNNNNNNNNNNNNNNNNNNNNNNNNNNNNNNNNNNNNNNNNNNNNNNNNNNNNNNNNNNNNNNNNNNNNNNNNNNNNNNNNNNNNNNNNNNNNNNNNNNNNNNNNNNNNNNNNNNNNNNNNNNNNNNNNNNNNNNNNNNNNNNNNNNNNNNNNNNNNNNNNNNNNNNNNNNNNNNNNNNNNNNNNNNNNNNNNNNNNNNNNNNNNNNNNNNNNNNNNNNNNNNNNNNNNNNNNNNNNNNNNNNNNNNNNNNNNNNNNNNNNNNNNNNNNNNNNNNNNNNNNNNNNNNNNNNNNNNNNNNNNNNNNNNNNNNNNNNNNNNNNNNNNNNNNNNNNNNNNNNNNNNNNNNNNNNNNNNNNNNNNNNNNNNNNNNNNNNNNNNNNNNNNNNNNNNNNNNNNNNNNNNNNNNNNNNNNNNNNNNNNNNNNNNNNNNNNNNNNNNNNNNNNNNNNNNNNNNNNNNNNNNNNNNNNNNNNNNNNNNNNNNNNNNNNNNNNNNNNNNNNNNNNNNNNNNNNNNNNNNNNNNNNNNNNNNNNNNNNNNNNNNNNNNNNNNNNNNNNNNNNNNNNNNNNNNNNNNNNNNNNNNNNNNNNNNNNNNNNNNNNNNNNNNNNNNNNNNNNNNNNNNNNNNNNNNNNNNNNNNNNNNNNNNNNNNNNNNNNNNNNNNNNNNNNNNNNNNNNNNNNNNNNNNNNNNNNNNNNNNNNNNNNNNNNNNNNNNNNNNNNNNNNNNNNNNNNNNNNNNNNNNNNNNNNNNNNNNNNNNNNNNNNNNNNNNNNNNNNNNNNNNNNNNNNNNNNNNNNNNNNNNNNNNNNNNNNNNNNNNNNNNNNNNNNNNNNNNNNNNNNNNNNNNNNNNNNNNNNNNNNNNNNNNNNNNNNNNNNNNNNNNNNNNNNNNNNNNNNNNNNNNNNNNNNNNNNNNNNNNNNNNNNNNNNNNNNNNNNNNNNNNNNNNNNNNNNNNNNNNNNNNNNNNNNNNNNNNNNNNNNNNNNNNNNNNNNNNNNNNNNNNNNNNNNNNNNNNNNNNNNNNNNNNNNNNNNNNNNNNNNNNNNNNNNNNNNNNNNNNNNNNNNNNNNNNNNNNNNNNNNNNNNNNNNNNNNNNNNNNNNNNNNNNNNNNNNNNNNNNNNNNNNNNNNNNNNNNNNNNNNNNNNNNNNNNNNNNNNNNNNNNNNNNNNNNNNNNNNNNNNNNNNNNNNNNNNNNNNNNNNNNNNNNNNNNNNNNNNNNNNNNNNNNNNNNNNNNNNNNNNNNNNNNNNNNNNNNNNNNNNNNNNNNNNNNNNNNNNNNNNNNNNNNNNNNNNNNNNNNNNNNNNNNNNNNNNNNNNNNNNNNNNNNNNNNNNNNNNNNNNNNNNNtttttttttttttttttttttttttttttttttttttttttttttttcatattgacACTTTAACTATCTTTGTATAGAAATATCTTACATACCAATACTTATTGATCTTTTGCTTCTTCTCCAATATCAATTtaatcaaacaactttttataTGAATCGAATATATAGAATGCTGATGAATACAATTCAACCCAAATTAAATAGAGGATCTCGATATAACCCTTATCGTATCTAAATCTAAATATAAAGGTAGAAGAGACCTACCTCAGCTTGCTAtccttattaaaatataaagttgAATCCttgttaaaatataaattaaagttggagGAGTCATAATACAATTAACTATTTTTATCAGTGTATAAAGttgaaaaggaaagaaaaagtaaCTGAAACCTCCATATGAGCCTATCCTGCCTTGACATCTTTTTTGGAGTGTGATGTAAGTCTTACCCAACTAGTGACAACACCGTTAAACCGTTCATATGAGCCTATCCTACTTTGACATCTTTCTCGGAGTGTGATGTAAGTCTTACGCAACTAGTGACAACACCGTTATATACGACTTTTATACCACCTTGTTTACATCGTCTACGAGCAAAGCTTCAGAATTTTGCAGCAAATTAAAGTTTTTCTCTGAGGTGGTTTTGCTCTCATTTATGGCTGCATGTAACTCTCCACTCCTCTTTTTTCCATATTAACACTTTAACTATTTTGTAGATATTTCATATACCAATTTTGACTGATCTTTAGCTTGTTCGATCTCCAATTTAAGCAAACAACTTTTTCATTTGATTTGAATAGAATGGTGATGAGTTGCATGTGAATTACTCTCATTCCGCATTATTACTCTAATTGATACTCTGGACTTGTCTctattttcttggtttgagtttttttctttttggatttGTTTTATAATAATCTTGATAATTTGCTGATTCTGGGTTTTATTTGGCTTCTAACAGTGAAGCTAGAGGCTTCTACTTTGCAGATGACAAGCCTGAATTTGGGTTCCCCTAGACCCAAATTGACTACATTTGGTGCTGTCAAAATTCAGTCTTTCGTTAAGTATAATGGTCTGCTAATATCCTCCAAGCCAAAGAAACCATTGGTGGCGTGTCAAGCTTCCACTCCTGAAGCTCAATGTGGGTAACTTTTGGATTTGTGTTATTAGTTTTGTCCCCTTCAATTCATTCACTTGCATATAGTGTGAAGGGAACTGTAAATGGTATATTCACAATGCAAAGAATACATGATTGCAGTAGttgctaggcgctagtcgggcctAGGGCTTAGGCTGTGCACTATATAATACTACgtatataaaacaaaattaacaatgctgagttaactcggctaacttgGCCTAATTGATCAAGTTAACTTAGTTGAGTCGGCTGAGTTAGGCGCCTAGGCGGCCGACTAGGGACTAATTCCCCTCAGCCTCCTAGCGCTAGACAGCGGCCTAGGTCAATTTTTGCAACTGTGGGTATAAATAGGATTATACATGAACATTAACTTGGCCGAATTGATCGAGTTAACTTAGCTGAGTCGGCTGAGTTAGGCGCCTAGGCGGCTGACTAGGGACTAATTCCCCTCAGCCTCCTACTGCTAGACAGCGGCCTAGGTCAATTTTTGCAATAGTGAGTATAAATAGGATTACACATGAACATAAAGTAGCCACAACAACTAAATGACCTATTCTACAAGACTAAAGACAACTGTTGCAACAGAGGATATAGTCAGTTCACATATGTTGTAAATCATCCTTAATATAGTGTTGGTTTTTGTGTGAAGTTAGCATTAATCTGAGCTGGCCTGTCACTACTGTCTCTGCAGCTGTTGAAGCACCTAACTCAAACACTTCAATTTCAACACCATCTTTAGTGTCCCCTGCTGGGAAAGATGCATTGCTTGCTAGAGCTTCAGAGGAAGGATTTGTTGTAATTCAATCGCCTTGGGTAACAATATTATTTGTACTCGAATTATGTGATATA is a window of Ipomoea triloba cultivar NCNSP0323 chromosome 11, ASM357664v1 DNA encoding:
- the LOC115995862 gene encoding uncharacterized protein LOC115995862, with amino-acid sequence MAAFKLEGSTLKITSLNLGSTRPKLTTFGAVKSQSLVQYNGLLISSKPKKPLVGCRASISETQSKKSSDGNHKEVFSSPAVSQLIPYSREIQNLLTEFSDSESIAEFQIKIGEFELHVMRNLNGKSTPPPPITAPLTLAVSTAAEAPNSYTSISTKSLALGKPLVTPCEKDALLARAAEEGFVVIQSLRVGFFRRSRTVKGKSGPPSCKENQVVDEGQILCYVDQLGGEMPIEV
- the LOC115995863 gene encoding uncharacterized protein LOC115995863, encoding MAALKLEASTLQMTSLNLGSPRPKLTTFGAVKIQSFVKYNGLLISSKPKKPLVACQASTPEAQFSINLSWPVTTVSAAVEAPNSNTSISTPSLVSPAGKDALLARASEEGFVVIQSPWVGLFRRCGTLKGKSCPPCCKENQVVDKDQILCYIDQLGWEIPVEADVCGEVVSILLEDGAPVGYGDPVMIILPSSPGVKELP